GAGCCAGCCCGGTGCCGACGGAGCCCGACAAGCGCCCGGTGGCACCGCGTTCGGCATGTCGCGGCTCAGAGCATGACGCCGAAGTTCAGCGTGACCGTGCGCCCCGAGGTCGGTACTGCGCGTCCTGAACTGAAGGCCGACTGGTAGTTCAGATGGTTGGTCAGGTTGTAGCCGTTCAGCGAGAGGCTGTAGCGCCCGTACTGATAGGCGATCATGGCGTCGAGCGAGAACGTGCTCGGTATATGCCCCGGATTCGCAGTCTTGGCGGCGTTCGCGAGATACGACGACGCATACTGCAGGCCGCCCCCGATCGTAAGCTTACCGGGCACCGGCAGAATCACATGTGGCAGGTCGTAGCTGGTCCAGAGCGTCAGGTTGTTATGTGGCACGTCCGGCGCATCTTCCCCGGCCCTGAACGGGATGCTCGAGTATGTAACCTTGCCGTCGAGATACGCGTAGGCGAAGTTCGCCGACCAGTGCTTCGTGATCTTGCCCGTCAGCCCCACTTCGAAGCCGCGCACGCGCAGCCCCTCGCCGTCCTCCTTGAAGCCGGCCAGCGTATCTCCCGTCTCCGGGTCGATCGAGTACGCATGGGTCTTCTTGGTTTGGAACAGCGCACCCGTCAAACCGAGCCGGCCGTTCAGCAAATCCAGCTTGGAGCCGATTTCCACCGTGTCCGAGCGCTCCGGTTCGCTCGACGGGCCGCCACTCGGCACTTCGGACCGCGAGCCACCCACCGCGTAGGCGATGTCGGTGCCGATCGGCCGGTAGGTGCGGGCAAACGACGCATAGAGCATCACGGCCTTCGTCGGCTCCCAAATCGCGCTGATCGACGGACTCAGCTTGTTGGTGTTCGAGGTGCCGCCCATCGACGAGGTATTCGTCGAAAACGTGCTGCGGAAATAGTCCCAGCGCAGTGCACCGAGCAACGAGAACTGGTCGTTGAGCCAAAAACGGTCGCTCGTGAACAGGCCGATGTCGGTTGCGTTCGCCGAGCGCGTGGTCGCGCCGTATGTGAGCGAATGGTTGCCCGGCATCGAATGGACGGGATCGATCACGGTCTGATTGTTAATGCGCCCGGTCCACTTGCCCAGATCGCGATGGTCCCGCTCGTAGATCGTGTCGAGGCCGACCATCGCCTGGTTGCGGAACCGGGCGAGGTGGAAGTCGAATTTACCGCTCAGCACGTTCTGAACAGCCCAGCCGCTCTGGCGGTAAGCCACGCCGCCACCCGCGCCGTAGCGAAGCGGCACATTTAGGCCGCTCAACAGCGTGTGCAGATCCGAGTTCTTCAGGCCGGTGGGCGTGGTAGCCGAGAATTCGCGGTCGTAGACGGTCACGCGCGTGTCGTTCTCGATCGCGATGCCGTTGCCGAGCGCCTTCTTGAAAAGCGAGGTGATGATATGCGTGTTGGTGTTGTCGCGGTCGGTATCGCGCACGTAGGAGGTGGACGGCGAGAGGCCCGGAACGTTGTATTCGGTGAGCGGACGATAGATGCCGTCATCGCCCGGCGCCATCGAGACGCCGTAGTCGGGCACGCCCTTTCGATGCAGGTATTCGTAATTCAAATGCCATTCGGTGTTCGTGCCGATCCCGGTGCCGAAATCGATCGCGACGCCGCGCCGATCGTCGCGGACCTGATCGCGGTCCGGCACGTTGCCGTCTTGATACATGCCGTTGATGCGCACCGCCGTGGTATCGCCGAGCTTGAAGTTGCTGTCCACCGTCGTGCGGAACGTCGACGCCGAGCCGATACTCTGGTTGACGCTGGTGCCAGTGTCGAGCACGGCACGCTTGGTCGTCTGGTTGATGATGCCGGCCACGTTGCCGACACCGAACGCGGCGCCCGACGGCCCCTTGATGACCTCGATACTGTCCGTGTCGAAGCTGTCGCGCTTGTAGGCGCCGAAGTCGCGCAGCCCGTCCACGTAGATGTCGCCCTTCGCCGACATGCCGCGGATGCTGAACTGGTCACCGCTCTGACCGCCGTTGCCTTCGCCGGTCGACATCGTGATACCGGGAACGTTTTTCAGCGCCTGCTCGAGCGAGGTGGCGTGCTGCTGCTCGATCAATTTCTGCGAGATGACGTTGATCGTCTTCGGCGTGTCGTGCACGGTGTCGCCGAGCCGCGCAATGCCTACGGGTGAGCGGTTCGTATTGCTGGTCGACTTGCCGTGGATGTCGATGCGCGGCAGCGCGGCGCTTTCCCGTATCGCGCCGGGCGTCGTGCCGTTGGCGGCGGCGCCGGCCTGTGCATGGGCGGCGAGCGATGTCAGCGAAGCGCTCATCGCAAGGCTGGCAGTGGTGGCGCCAGACGCAAGCACACGGAGCGCCGAGCGGCAGTTGATGAATGACATGATGTGGATACTTTCCCCCTTGGCAGTGGCGTGATGAAGCACCATCGAACCGCCCGGCTCATTGCGGCGCCACCGGCCACCGAATGCGGTGGAGCGCGCTGCCGACATCGTAGATAGCGAACCAAACTGCCCGTGTTCAGGCTTGTCATGCAAAGACATTTGATTCGGATACCAAAGTTATTGTCCTGAAATCGGGCAACGAAATGATGCTAACAAGAATGTAAATTATTACGATTTACGATTGTTGTGTTTGTTTCGTAAAATTGAGGACGATCAATATCAGGCAGAGTTTGCCGATAACCGATGGGCAGTATTTTGAGATCGTGGGCGATCCTACGACGCGCCGGCTCGCCAGATCGAATATCGCTGCGAGAGACAGCCAGCCTTCCCCGGTCCTGACAAACGTGATGTGCCTGCCACCCCCAGGGCGCGATCAGGCTGCCTGCCGTTGAAACGACGTTCGAGCAGGTTCGACGCTACGGGCCGGCTGTGCTCCGAGTCCGTCGTGACCCGCCTGGCATGCCTGTAGACCGGACCCAAGCCCGGCGCTGCAAGCTGCGTCGCACTCGCTGCTCGCTCGCCGAGCGGCCTTGAGTTCGCAATAGCCGCAGCATATGCGCGCGGCCATACGCGCCACGATGCTTGCGATGGATGGCCCCGACTTCCCCGTCCAGGGCCGCGTTCGCTTGCGCCTTCGCGCTGGTGGGATGAACACGCCACTGGCAATATCCGCTGCGCGACACGCCCAGAAGCCGGCACAGCCGCGTGACGCTGTACGGGTCGCGGTGCTCGTCGATCCATGCGTACTTCACCGCGCCCCCTTCGCGAAGTACGCCGTCGTTTTTAGCAAAATTTCGATATCGAGTTTCGCGCTGGCCTGTTCCTTACGCAGTCGACTGTCTCGGCAGCGAACTCGCTGATCGGGCGTGTCGCACGCCTGGCAAGCGCATCATGACCAACTGTCTTTTCCGTGCTGCTCGCGGGCGGGTTGCGTCGAGTTCAATTCCCTAACATTGCTACTGGAACGCCAAGCCCGCGCCGATGAATGCTGGCCGACCGATGCAGCAAGCCTGACAGCCTCAATCTCGAACTCGTCCGTGTATTGCCATTTCGGCATTGATTTTTCTGACGTGCAACCGTCCATACATATGAGAAATTGACTGAATTCATGCTGTACGTGAAATCGAGGCAGGGTCACACAATAGCCGATCGATGTGATAGCCGAATTTACCGGAACGACGATTTCCCTTGGCGAAATCGATTGCCGCGCACTCTCGGGCGGCAAACATAACAACTGCATCAGTTGAGTCACTCTTTCAGTTGGACATCACTGGATTGCCGCAGACGCTATCGTCGCGGCCCAGACGCGATTTGCTTCGCTCACGTGGCAAACGTCGATCACCTTGCGCACCACAGCCCCGAGC
The window above is part of the Burkholderia glumae LMG 2196 = ATCC 33617 genome. Proteins encoded here:
- a CDS encoding TonB-dependent receptor, coding for MSASLTSLAAHAQAGAAANGTTPGAIRESAALPRIDIHGKSTSNTNRSPVGIARLGDTVHDTPKTINVISQKLIEQQHATSLEQALKNVPGITMSTGEGNGGQSGDQFSIRGMSAKGDIYVDGLRDFGAYKRDSFDTDSIEVIKGPSGAAFGVGNVAGIINQTTKRAVLDTGTSVNQSIGSASTFRTTVDSNFKLGDTTAVRINGMYQDGNVPDRDQVRDDRRGVAIDFGTGIGTNTEWHLNYEYLHRKGVPDYGVSMAPGDDGIYRPLTEYNVPGLSPSTSYVRDTDRDNTNTHIITSLFKKALGNGIAIENDTRVTVYDREFSATTPTGLKNSDLHTLLSGLNVPLRYGAGGGVAYRQSGWAVQNVLSGKFDFHLARFRNQAMVGLDTIYERDHRDLGKWTGRINNQTVIDPVHSMPGNHSLTYGATTRSANATDIGLFTSDRFWLNDQFSLLGALRWDYFRSTFSTNTSSMGGTSNTNKLSPSISAIWEPTKAVMLYASFARTYRPIGTDIAYAVGGSRSEVPSGGPSSEPERSDTVEIGSKLDLLNGRLGLTGALFQTKKTHAYSIDPETGDTLAGFKEDGEGLRVRGFEVGLTGKITKHWSANFAYAYLDGKVTYSSIPFRAGEDAPDVPHNNLTLWTSYDLPHVILPVPGKLTIGGGLQYASSYLANAAKTANPGHIPSTFSLDAMIAYQYGRYSLSLNGYNLTNHLNYQSAFSSGRAVPTSGRTVTLNFGVML